The Toxorhynchites rutilus septentrionalis strain SRP chromosome 1, ASM2978413v1, whole genome shotgun sequence genome contains the following window.
gtggcaagtTCGATGACGTGATATCGAGAACAATGCAGATGACCTTAAATTTTACACAATCTTGGTGtatcacagaaggtctgagcataaattcctcaaaaacaacaattattcctttcaccaaaagaaaaaaacagcatctgcagtctttacatcttgggggagaggaaataaaaagcagcgcttcactgaaatatctaggtgttatcctaaactaaactggaatacgcacttagattcaataatcagcaaGGCCAACTAAGACCTATGGGCATGCTCTAAAATGATAGAAAGAACATGGGCCctcaaaccaaaaatggttatgtgggtctacactgcaattgtgcggtctaggataacctatgcctcatggtggccaaagactaaggagactgtagctacaaaaaagctaaacaaacttaaccgactagcatgcgttgcaattactggagctaTGCGAAGCACTtcttcaaaggcattggaggctatccttcacctggTAACTTTGAACCAATATGTTTAGCTAGAGGCTAAAAAAAGTGCTCTAAATCTGAtggaaaagatggaaaaaatactagacggggacaaaactggtcacttgagcatcctgaatctcttacccgttggacctgcctcagagatgaacagtgattggatggaacctaggactaattatgacattccatacaaagtgatcgaactttctcgctcagtatgggatgaaggtggtcccaacgttcgtaatggttcaatcatgttatacactgatgggtcgaaaatgggaatctaaacaggtgccggagtgtatggtcccagaacaaaaatctctgtggctaaggggaaactggccaacagttttcagccagaaatagctgcaataatagaatgtttaaatgtctgtctcaaaatgaaatatagacatgctaacatctgcatattctcatacaatcaagcggcacttaaagttctaaatgcttttaaatgctcttcaaaaattcatttcccttttacggaaattaagtcagataagttcggtacaactgtactggattcctggcgaTTGCGGTATAGAGGACAACGatcgagcagatgaacttgccaggaacgacTCAAGCTCACCATTTACCGGTCCAGAACCATTATGTGGACTTTCTGtctgtgtgttgaaaagtgagctgaagaaatgggaagaccgggatgACAGCCAtttggatggctgcaaaacttaaacaggcaaaaaaaatattacgccgagtattaaaattattcaacTGCTGATTCTTAATAAGACAGACTTCAGTACATCCACTAGTCTCGTAACAGGACTCTGttcgagtaaataccatcttaaaaatatgggtttagcacaagatgatatttgtcgcttttgtaatgccgaaagcgaaacctcggaacatttgctctgtatttgcggagctctaacaagacgcagacttcaacatctTGAtgaagctattctggagcccatggaattttggtctgcgtcgccgatcaggattataaattttatcaaacagattattcctgattggcacctatctcgctatagctttcagtctactccttcatcaataagcaacGTGAGAGTAACTCCAGCTGCTGCCGAGACCAGATTTGTCATGTACCGTGAATTGTCGTTTGAACGCCACCCATTCAGGCTTCAAATTTGCTGGAGCAGCACCgagttaagtgcgattcacatacaacatacacgttaCGTTCACGTCTCGTCACGTCACGATTCtaccatgaaaacattcacatacaccagcaacgtaacgacccgtcagcatacgttcaacgagaacgaccggcagggtttgtagaaaagaataattgacggagacggacggctcgtttggtttttgtctgggctttgtgtctcggcttttgttttgatttggttatacagtaatttacatctacatcgacattaagctaattgaacagatctgtgatgcaacacgtttaattagacatttttaccgctagttggacatttttgtaaacattgagttcggggcccaaattatggccccccattgaaagtcgccaccagtcgcagatgtccaattactggtcaaaaccgactccaatgcgacactgagtggtgcctcagcatatcgctttataagtaacttactgtattttttatgccaacatatctcttagctccaaatttcggagtgaaaatcagaATCAGTTgagagaattattctatttattattattattgcataagggtcggactacggggtttaagcatttaaataattgaattcaatgattctcattgaatttttcaaaatttagaactgattctaggcatgctgatttgaaagagggcattgcaatttaaaattgttgtaggtggcgacaccatgaataaaattaaataaatcattcgtttggcatttgacgtaacggtgctggtggaagcattgactgcatgtgtgaattggtggagacgttcacggaacgtagacgttcttctccgtaacgtgctatgtgaatcgcacattagatACACTTGTCCCGTCGTCTCCAAATGTTCGCTGAAATTCTATACCGCCATGCCGAAAGCCGCGACCGTGCACAAAATGTCCTCTTTTGGTGCTGAAATATCGCGGATCGTCTGGGGCAGCGCGAGTTAAATCCCCGGTCGAAAAAGTTATTTGCTCTGGCCGCCCGTACAGCATCTGCAGCGTTTGTATCACTTGTGGCACTGATGTAGGTACTTCGTGTGCTACATGATTCGTCCAACGATTGACTCGAATGTtttactcaaacatttgacttaatgaatcgacaaatgttgtgacgaatgtgcggCGAGTGTATTTTGCcgcatattttgaattttacgaAACagtttcatagttccttcatctacaacttgtaaacaaaccaatccgTCGAAGAGAGATCCGGGCGAATTATGTAACGATGCATCGAATGCCATCGAGCATCAAAACgagcgaatgacaaaaatcctttgactcgtgccactcgcgttgaaAGGTAAttcacaacgaacggattaccttccaacgcgaatattcgacgctCGACATTAGAGGCTCGTAGCTCTTCCATCGACTACACGATGTGTCGAACCATCGAGCTTCCAACATTcggggtgttcgtagcatcggtTTAGTGCCGGTTTAACAATAAGCGACTACGAACTGCCTCCAATGCGGTACCGTTGGAGACGACCAAGGTTTTCATTACTGTAGCCGCATGCTTCCGTGGAGGTGTTCCGTGGTCACTCTTCGGAATTGCCACTGAACAGCGATAAATCCTTCGGGACAACATGTCGCGCTGTGATTTGACGATGTGTAGAGGCAAGCTCGTTGATAAGCTGTCCCTGGTCTCATTCGTCTACCAAGAGGGATTTGCGGGGCGTATGGATTAGGTTGAACTGGCTACAGGAATAACTGTTCCTACGCTACCGTAAGCGTATTGCGAAAAGGCTACCTGAGCTAGTGGTGCGAAATTGCTGTTTGGTACCTGATATGGCTGGTTCGCGTGTCACGTTTGCATTGGATGACTTCCAAACTGTCCCAACGAGCTGATGTGTGGAGGCAGGCACTGAGTGGAGCTGCTAACCTGTCACTGGATTGACCCAAGTGACCGTGCTGACTGACGTCGACACCCTCGGTATGTTTGCTCCTCTGTCAGGTTGAAAATCGATGGAGAGGTTCCCTTGCCCTCTTACATACCCACTCGTTGTCGGGTGGCTTAGTTGCGAATTTGATTGCATCGACATCGTAAGAGAGATTATCCAAGAAGAGAGAACATATGTACCTCCGAAAAAAGACGTGACCGCAGATGACGATGGAGTTGTTTGTggtataatttttgtatttccaGCAACGGAATGAATGGTTCTGGAAGACGTTGCTGAGACCGTTACCATACTCGCCGGCGCAGAAGTTAGTTCATTCTGGTTGACAGCGATCCGATTTAAACGATGTATTCAATCTCCAAGGCCATCAGCGATCACTTCCCTGTTGGTTGTTCTACCCCTCGCGTTGATGATGTCGTACCACGCTTTCCACACCTCTTTCTCCAACTGCAGCTTACGTTGTTCCAACTGGGTCGTCTGTTGTAGTTCAATTTCCTTTAGCAGAAATGCCGTTGATTTTTTCgactttccagaccggggtcttCGCTTGATTGTGCAGAATTAGTCACacatcatgttttcaaaaattatttttttaagtagTTTTCTGAAGGTTTTTTTacggtttttatttttaatgttaCTACTCATGGGTTTCAAGACCGCATCAATCGTTTTGTGATATGGTGCATATGATTTGCTTAAAGAATGGATTAAACTTTGAATCTCGTGCGTCTACTCGCCAAAATCGGAAACTTGTCTTCCTCTCGACTGTTGTTAAACGGGCGTCTATCGGTAACATTCCCCATCGAGAGATCTGTTCGTCAAGGAGATCCTCTCTCTATGCACCTTTTCGTCATCTATCTAAACCCATTGCTTAGACGGCTGGAAGAAATATGCGGTTCTGACCTCGTCGTTGCGTACGCCGACGATGTGTCTGTGGTCAGCACGAACATTACAAGAATGGAACAGATAAGAGAAacatttcaaaatttcgaacgTGTCTCTGGAGCAAGACTGAGCCTGGAGAAATCGACTTCGACTGCAGTGGGTTATACTGACGTCATACCACTCACCACGCCGTGGTTGCCGAACGAAAACACAGTCCGGATTTTAGGAGTGACTTTCGCTAACTCCGTACGTCTGATGAACAAGCTAAACTGGGATACGCTTGTACGTACATTCGCTCGACAGGTTTATCTTCACTCGCTTCGTACACTCACCTTACATCAGAAAGTTATATTACTCAACACATTTATCACGGCGAAAATATGGTATCTTGCATCTATTCTCACACCGACTGCCGTTCATGTGGCAAAGCTGACTGCGACGATGGGAACGTTTTTGTGGCGAGGTTTCGTAGCACGAGTTCCAATGCAACAGTTGGCGTGGAGCAGTGAAGCAGGCGGCTTGAAACTACAGTTGCCAGCTTTCAAATGTAAGGCGCTGCTGTTAAATCGACATGGGAGTGATATCGTTTCCCTTCCCTTCTATATGTCCTTCTTTACCCAGAGAAGTCCCACCCCTCCCGCAGATTGTCCTTGTCTGAAATTCATCCTTTCTAATCTTCCAACACTCCCTTCGCATATACAACAAAATCCCTCCGCCGATATTATTCACAACCATTTTATCGAACAAACGGAAATACCAAAAGTTTCTCGTGAGTACCCAGCGGCAGACTGgaagaaaatatggaaaaacataACGCTTCGACAGCTGAACTGGAATGAGCGGAGTAGCCTTTTTTTGCTAATCAATGAAAAGCTCGAACATAGAAAACTAATGTTTCGTATGAACAGAGCCGTTGGTGAAAATTGTATGTTTTGTAACACTAGATGTGAGACATTGCAGCATAAACTAGGCGAGTGCGTGCGAGTAGAGCCAGCTTGGAGAACACTGCAGCGGAAATTAACTGTGCTGCTTGGTGGATGGCGCAGGCTCGAAATAGAAGAACTTTTAAGACCTCAGCTGAGGAATATACCAACaactaaaaaaattcaaattctaaaAATGTTTATAAAATACGTCATCTTCATTATGCGATGTAATAACGTTATTGATGTAGCCTCATTAATATTCGAACTAGGAAACGAAGCTTACAATAATTATTttgtaaaaacttttttttaacttatagaaaaataaagaatttatacactgacaaaaaaaagaaaaaaaatagtctaaGCTGCGCAGAATATGGTGGAGTTACAGTATATATTATTACagtttgaagcctcttaaatataaaaattaagcACAGGTTGATTCACTACTCTTGTCTTACAAACTGGAATGTTTTAAATGCGTCTTCGATGAAAGATTGAAATCTCACGTTTGACTTCTTTGTGTTTCCTATACAGCACtggtattttttcaataataaatCAAATAAAACAAGTGATTTGCAACATCCtaattatgagaatctttgtaatactaacctcgaaccaaccgcgagtaatcggttacatattactaacatagtcgtaaaacaaaaattgtcaaaatattgaactcccggccccgttaggctaacgccatatgtgtgccttaataaaatatatattttggaaaaaaagagatTCGCATACTTTTACGTTTCGAAGACATGCGCCTTCATGTGTTTATTctacgatttattttaattgaaGTCAAACAATTCGTGTAAAGTATGCTATTCATGCGAAGTCGCTTGATTGTAAAGATTTGGAATTGGCAGTAATAAACGGTAAACGTGTGTATAAGTTATGGTAAAACAAATATTGATCCAAATAAGTCCAAAAGCATAGATGTATATGTATAACTATTCATTAAAGTTCGTCTGTCACCACCCCCTTTTGCGTAGGCTGTTTCGTCGTTTTGAAAGACTTCATGATATTCAATCTTAAATTAAGATCAGCTTTTTTGTTCTCGCTTAGCTTGCCGCTCAATAGATGCTGTATACGAGCTTCTTCTGATGTAATGAATTCACGAACAGTCTTTTCAGACTgcaagatttttttcattaacattAAATAAACATTAAAAGATTTGTGAAGTTTCTCTGTATTGCTGTAAATACTGTCCAAATTTTCTATCTGGGATAGTATTTGGCTCATCTCCTCTGCGTTGGAAGAAAGGGCAAATTTTGCAGCCAGTTCATCGATTTCCTTCAAACACCCGGGTAGGCCAATGTATAAATCAGTATTGCTACTAATGAATTCCCTGAGATTATACACTGTCACAGGAAGATTCTCTGGATAGTCAAT
Protein-coding sequences here:
- the LOC129763630 gene encoding protein windbeutel isoform X1, whose amino-acid sequence is MTSSDIMNQILVTCLLLIQASLSWASNGCVDLDGLNFDKVVKRFQYSLVKFDVAFPYGDKHEAFTYFAKENSEHLDHLLFALVGIKDYGEKENADLGKRFNVKEAFPDIKLFNNDSLNNFIDYPENLPVTVYNLREFISSNTDLYIGLPGCLKEIDELAAKFALSSNAEEMSQILSQIENLDSIYSNTEKLHKSFNVYLMLMKKILQSEKTVREFITSEEARIQHLLSGKLSENKKADLNLRLNIMKSFKTTKQPTQKGVVTDEL
- the LOC129763630 gene encoding protein windbeutel isoform X2, whose protein sequence is MNQILVTCLLLIQASLSWASNGCVDLDGLNFDKVVKRFQYSLVKFDVAFPYGDKHEAFTYFAKENSEHLDHLLFALVGIKDYGEKENADLGKRFNVKEAFPDIKLFNNDSLNNFIDYPENLPVTVYNLREFISSNTDLYIGLPGCLKEIDELAAKFALSSNAEEMSQILSQIENLDSIYSNTEKLHKSFNVYLMLMKKILQSEKTVREFITSEEARIQHLLSGKLSENKKADLNLRLNIMKSFKTTKQPTQKGVVTDEL